Proteins from a single region of Hydra vulgaris chromosome 12, alternate assembly HydraT2T_AEP:
- the LOC136087995 gene encoding piggyBac transposable element-derived protein 4-like: MADKQVFSVQKPLTKKQIFTHEKIEKYIFDKNEELSEVSEEEYSLSDVSDEKNFEPEILELGLEKEMPALVDALSSSDNSLENVFPGSYIPIWKSAPSNNRVHPFEFTGISGCNQDIVKNDPLYFFELYLTDEICEFIINEINRYASQTINKNELSVKSRMRRWLLVTVSKVRQYIAIFYIKEFFGSPRMKSIVCKRRIQNPLFASAGIKWLLSYNKFKLIDKFIHFVDFTTLPNKYPVLSKLSTVWDYLTKKFQEVYTPTQNISIDKSLLLWKGSERNNTLSSDYRYVATKIVMFLMDGLLDQGYKLYIDNLYFPYELSSVLLLRSTDTIETLQKNRKGLPISIHEKLKKMNAKFFTKKKQIS; encoded by the exons atggcaGACAAGCAAGTTTTTTCAGTGCAAAAACCATTAACGAAAAAGCAAATATTTACTCAtgagaaaatagaaaaatatatattcgaTAAAAACGAGGAGTTGAGTGAGGTTTCAGAAGAAGAGTATAGTTTATCTGATGTTTCTGATGAAAAAAATTTCGAACCAGAGATATTAGAGTTAggtttagaaaaagaaatgcCTGCATTGGTCGATGCTCTTAGTTCTAGTGACAATTCCTTAGAAAATGTGTTTCCTGGCTCATACATACCGATTTGGAAATCTGCACCTTCAAATAATAGAGTTCACCCCTTTGAATTTACCGGTATTTCTGGGTGCAATCAAGATATAGTCAAAAATGAtcctctttatttttttgagctttaCTTAACAGATGAAATTTGTGAGTTtattattaatgaaattaatcGATATGCTTCccaaactataaataaaaacgaattatcaGTTAAATCCAGAATGAGGCGTTGGTTGCTGGTGACAGTTTCAAAGGTCAGACaatatattgcaattttttatatcaaggaGTTCTTTGGAAGCCCACGTATGAAATCCATTGTTTGCAAACGACGTATCCAAAATCCATTGTTTGCAAGTGCTGGTATTAAGTGGTTGTTATCCTATAACAAGTTCAAGTTAATCGATAAGTTTATTCATTTCGTTGATTTTACCACATTACCAAATAAATATCCTGTTTTATCCAAATTAAGCACAGTATGggattatttgacaaaaaaattccaAGAGGTGTATACACCTACACAAAATATATCAATTGATAAGTCACTTTTGTTGTGGAAAG GATCTGAGCGAAATAATACTCTAAGTTCAGATTATCGCTACGttgcaacaaaaattgttatgtttCTTATGGATGGCTTACTTGATCAGGGTTACAAACTTTACATTGACAACTTGTATTTTCCCTACGAGCTTTCATCAGTATTATTGCTAAGATCTACAGATACCATAGAAACACttcaaaaaaacagaaaaggtTTACCTATTTCTATccatgaaaagttaaaaaaaatgaatgcaaaGTTCTTTacgaagaaaaaacaaatatcatgA